Proteins from one Gossypium raimondii isolate GPD5lz chromosome 8, ASM2569854v1, whole genome shotgun sequence genomic window:
- the LOC105792299 gene encoding LOB domain-containing protein 16, with product MASSSSSSSGTASPCGACRFLRRKCTHDCIFAPYFGSEQGPAKFAAVHKVFGASNVSKLLLQIPPHDRPEAVATIAYEAQARIQDPVYGCVAHIFTLQQQVAFLQAQLMEARAHLAQNAVTSHNNIENIFESAQIMMNMQENTKQKGVFFPSLS from the exons AtggcatcatcatcatcatctagCAGTGGTACTGCCTCCCCTTGTGGTGCGTGCAGGTTCCTAAGACGAAAATGCACCCATGACTGTATTTTTGCCCCTTATTTTGGTTCAGAACAAGGCCCTGCAAAGTTCGCTGCCGTTCACAAAGTTTTCGGTGCTAGCAATGTCTCCAAATTGCTGTTGCAAATCCCACCACATGATCGTCCCGAGGCGGTTGCCACCATTGCTTATGAAGCTCAAGCAAGGATTCAAGATCCTGTTTATGGCTGTGTTGCTCATATTTTCACCTTACAACAACAG GTGGCATTCCTGCAAGCTCAATTAATGGAAGCCAGAGCTCATCTAGCTCAAAATGCTGTGACTTCACATAACAACATTGAGAATATTTTTGAATCAGCTCAAATCATGATGAATATGCAAGAAAATACAAAGCAGAAAGGAGTTTTCTTTCCAAGCTTATCATAA